The Thalassomonas actiniarum genome contains the following window.
TTTATTAAAATAACCACTGCGGGAAATGCCATGGGAAAAGCTTTGGTCGCCATAAAAAGGCGAGCTGCCTTTACGGATTGAGGTCTTCATTTCACTCATCTCTCTCTGATTTGATAAATAACTTTAACTCGTCAACAGAGGTGAACAATCGATAGGCAGAGGCCTGCAAATCGGCATTCACACAGTTAAAAAGATACTTTTCTCTATTCGGCTCTTCATGCTCAGAATGCTGTTCAACACAAAAGTTATGGATATTGACAACCGTATCGATGTCGGGTTGGGAAAGCGTGCTTTGTGTAACCGGCTCTTGGGCCAGTAGTCCGCCGCTAAAGCAAACGGTTACCAAGGCATATGCGAGAGATTTCATAAATGCTCCTTTAATTGTTCATCCAGATGAATGTATGAGATTTATTTTGCTTTGAAAAACAAAATATATTTGTCGCCACGATAAGATTTATTTACATTAGCCGTCTGACAAAAATAGGATTGAATCAATGGATATTCGTGTTTTTAAAACATTTATCGCTGTTGCTGAATATAAGCACTTCTCACGGGCGGCAGAAACCCTGTACATTACTCAGGCCGCGGTGAGTGCCCGTATTAAACAACTGGAAGAGTTTTATGGCATGCAGCTCTTCATCAGAGAGAAGAATAATTTAAGGTTGACCCCCGCCGGTGATGCGCTCTTGCCCCACGCCCACTTAATGGTGAGCCAAATGGAGCAGTCAAAAATCTCGCTGTCGATTGCCAGCGAGCAAAAAAGCGCTGTCCATATTGCCGCCACTCCCAATGTCTGGGATGCCTTTTTTAGCTCAAGAATCCTTGATGCCATCGCCTTGTTCGAAAATTTAACCTTAGGCACAGAAATCTCGGTGCGCGAGGCCATCCAAAGAAAATTAGACGACAGAAGCCTGGATATCGGGCTGTTGACAGACCCCATCAAAGATGATGACTTTGTCAATGATCTGATAGGGCACTTCGATTTATCCCTGGTCGGCAGCAGACCGGCATTCGACGCCGGGGTAGAAGATTATATTTTAATTGACTGGGGCATAACCTTTCAAAAAGAACATGCCCTGCACCATAAAGTTATTCCCAGCTTTAAAACCTCTACCGCCATGATAGCGTTAGAAGTCATCCTTTCTAAGGGGGGATTTGCCTATCTTCCTTCAGAACTTGTTACCGACCTGGTCAGGGCACAGGACTTATATCGTATTGAGACCCCTTTGCAAATCAAGCGTCCCATTTTTATGGTCTATAGAAAAAATAACAGCAACGGCCAATTGATCGACCAATTTAAAAGCTTACTGTCTAAGATTCAGTAATCCGCCACCGGGCCAAGCCCTGCTAAAGCCAGTTGGAGAAGATGGTTTTCGGTTAACTTTTGTTCATGAGCCAATATGGGGCAATAAAGCCTTTGTTGGCAAGATAGCTCCAACACCTGCGACACCTCCCCCGCGCCAAGTAAACATTTAGCTGCGCTAAGAAATGATGAAGTGACAGCCGCCATCGCGCCCTGCTTACCGGGTGTAAGTCCCTCACTTATGCCTGCAGCCCTCTTTGGCTGCAGGGCAAGCTGAAATACTCCGTGAATCCCCTTGCTCTTTGCCTTCCTGGCGCCGTAGGATAAATACATTCGTGTATAAAAAAGCAATGGCATTGCCATCGCTTTTTATTAATTAACAGCCCGAAAAAGCTTAGTGGATCACTTCCCTGCTAAAACGGATATGTTTGCCTTTGCTCATCATTTGCTCAAAAGCATCATGATCCAGGCGCAACAGGGTCTGATGATCGCCCGCTTCAATATAGACCTGATCCAAGGAGTCTAACTGCTGATCGCACACCACAGGCATATTATAAGCATCACCGATTGGCGGTACCGCACCATGGTCGCAATCGCTGAACATCTGATAGATATCGCTTTCCTTCACCAGTTGATAGCTGCCGCGCAGTTCATCATTTAAGGCCGATAAACTGACCTTATTGTTAGCCGGCAACACTGCCATCATTTTGCGCCCCTCATGGTCGACTAATACAACAGCTTTTGCAATCTGGTTCAGTGGGATCTGCGCTGCCACCGCACTGCCGATTGAACTGTTACTGTGATAATGAGGAACGGTTTGATAGGAAATATTGTGCTCCGTCAAATAGGTATCAAGCCGAGTAGAAATAGTCATATTAGCCTCCACACATATTATGGCTCACCTTTATTATAGAAGGCTACCCGGCATTTACCATCATAGGAAGAATCCGTTTATCGCCTTGTCCGTGCATGTCTTTTCCCCTGCAAATAATCACACTTTTTTTACGGTAAAAAATACTTTTCTAAACAATAAACTGCCCTGTTTTCCACGATAAAAAACCGTAATTAGACTCTCAGGCATTCGCGCAATTACGCTGTTCTTCTATACTTTTTACTTCTGTAATTTCCGCGTACTTTGCAGTAGGGATTGACTCTTTAAAAAAGGAATTTCAATATGCCGCTATTAACAAAAGCTGTTGCATCATCCGTATTCTTTTCTTCCAGTTTAGCCGCACTCCTGACCTTAAGCAGCCATGGCGTCAGTGCCAACAACGAACTGGGTGTTGATGACCCGGTGAATGAATTACCCGCCGAATTTGACCAGTTCAGGCACCTGGAAAATCCCGTGCCTCCGGATGATTATTCCGAGGTAGACAAGGCTCTGTTCGAAGGGCAGGACCCGGGTAGCGTTGATTTAGAAGGCAACCCGCCGCCGCAGCCGAGAACGGCCAAGATCAGCCAGGCGCCCTCAAGCACACCTGTGCCCCTTGATAATTGCGTGTTGCAGGACAGGGTGCTGCAGTTTGAAGCCATCTTTTCCAGTACCAATGTTATCCGCCGGGCGGGATTAAGACTCTTTGCCAGCCCTATGACCTTGTGCGACGGCTACGGCGACGGCCCTGTCGACCCGGGCCTGGACAGAACTTTGCTGGGCAACCGTCCGGTACTGCAAAACGGGCAAACGCCGTTTTTGCGTTTGCATGGTCTGGATGCCCAGGCTTGCCTGGAGTGCCACAGCATCAAATCCAACCGGGTGATCCCGGCAACCTTTGCCGTGGGCGGCTCGGGTCCGTCATCGGCCAGTCCTTTCCCTATGATGACGCAATATGACGGTACAGACCCTGATAGCAGCGGCGTGGTAGAAGCCCCCTTTGAACTCAACGAAAGTGCCCGGGCGATCAATCCCCCCGGCATCTTCGGGGCCGGCGGCATCGCCCTGCTCGCCAAAGAAATCACCCTGGATTTGCAAAACCTGCTGGCAACGGCCGAAGCCAACCCGGGCAATATTGTTGCCCTGAACTCCCACGGCATTAACTTCGGCACTATTACCTGTACCGGTCCCGGCAGCTGCAACGGGCAAAATATTGAAGGCCTGACCAATAACCTCGACAGCCCGGATCCCGGGGCCACTTTACAGGATCTCACCGAAGTGCTGATCGTCAGACCCTTTAGCCGCAAGGGCTCCTTTACCACCACCCGCGCCTTCGATATCGAAGCCACCAAATTCCATATGGGTATGCAGCCGGTGGAAGAAGTCAGTTATTTTACCGACCCCGACGGCGATGGCGTTACCAATGAATTATTTGTCGGCGAACTCAGCGCCATGTCCTTGTTTTTAGAAGGGATAGAACCGCCGGAGATCGCCAGCCCGTTAAGCGACGAGGCCAGCGCCGGTAAAGAAACCTTTAGCGCTATCGGCTGTGCCGATTGCCATATTCCCAGCCTCACCACCCGCAACCGTTTTCTGCCCTTTAGCTTCCCCCAGGTCGACTCGGATCCGCTGCAAAATATCTACCGGGTATTGAACCTGCAAAACCATGGCTTTCCCCTGGCAGGTTTTGGCTCGGGGGTCCGGGTGGATTTATTTTCCGACTTAAAAATTCATGACATGGGCCCGGGGCTGGCAGAAGCCAACGGCAACAGCCGCTTTACCACCGCCAGGCTGTGGGGAGTTTCCGACAGCGGCCCTTATATGCACGACAGCCGGGCGTTGACGCTGCGCGATGCCATCTTATACCACGACGGCGAAGGGGCCACGGCCAAGGCAAACTTTGCCGGATTAAGCGCCGTAGAGCAGAGTCATTTACTGAAGTTTTTAGGGGCTTTAAAGAGCCCGGCGAATCCGAATATCGGCTTGTAGCTTATTTGCCGTTAGCGTTAAAAGCAATAGCAGAAGGCAGGGAGAGCAAGCCGGGCTCCCTGCCATTACCCATTACAATTTTTTGATTTTTCTTGCCGGATTTCCGGCATACATGTAACCGGCTTCCACATCTTTAGTAACCACACTGCCGGCGCCAATGACGGCATTATCGCCCACTTTCACGCCGCCGATAATGATCACCCCGGCGCCGAGCCAGACATTGTTGCCAATACAAATATCCTGAGCGTAATTATGTTTTTCCAGCCTCAGGGCCGGATCGCTGTCATGGCTTACCGCCAGCAGCTGGACATTGGGACCAATCAGGCAGTCATCTCCTAAACTCACTTGCCCGCCATCTAAAATTGTGCAATTGATATTGATAAAGACCCTGTGCCCTAAGCTGATCCGGTCGCCGTAATCACAATAAAACCCCGACTCAATGACCACCTGCTCGCCACAGGTTTTAAGCAGCTGCTTAAGGCGTTTTAAATTGCCTTTGCTTGGACTACGGCCAAACTGGCGGCAGATTTCATGCACCTGCTGACGCTGCTGAATCAACTGGGGGGTTAAACTGTCAAAACGTGTTTTCATAAAAGCGCCACCATTAGGATATCTGGCGGCATACTAAGATATATGACGGTGATGAAGCAAGAGCAAGGGACTGTTTTCTCTTGCTTTGGTTGTTTCTGCTGTATAAGGTTACTCGCCAGTCTCTGTGGCTGAGTTTTTTGCTTTTTGGGCCGCTAAGGTGTGATTGTCTTGCTCAAGGCTATCACGGCTAACCTGGTCAACGCCGATACGCCCTATGCCCGGTAATTCAATGGCCAGATCAAAAATATCAAACTCAAAATTGAGCCCGAGCAGGTTTAATTCCAAGCCTTCTTCGACACCGACCGTCACTGCCAACATCCCCAGCAGAGAAAACTGGTAGCCACTGCCGCTCGGAGAAGGACCGACCAACCGGGTTATCGGCGAATAATCTTTTCCGATTGCCGTTGACGGCAAGTCCAAGCCCAGCTCAGGTACGGCGCGGGCAATGCTGGCGGTAAAGGTATTGCTGTTGGGGCCGGGATAAGCCTGGTATTCGTTTTTATAGGGATAATCGGCCACCGCCGCTGCTATCTTGTCAATCAGCTGGTCGGCATCTGGTGCCCGGTAATCGAGTAACAATTGCGGCTGGTGTCCCCACCAGTCCCTGTCCGGCAGGCTCTGGCGCACCACTAACGCGGAATTATTGCGCCTTAAACGCCAGCCGATAATTTCATAACTGGTATAGTGTTGCTCGCCGCTGCGCTTGGTGCTGATCCAGGTATGCACCGAAACCGCCTGTTTTGCCCCCCAGGTGCGCGCCGCGTAAACCTGGATCACCGCTCCGGTGTACTCGGCAGGTTTGGGCGCAAACAAGCCCCGGGTTTGTGCTTTATTGCTGCTGCAACTGCTTAAAAAGCCAGTAAATAAAATCACGGCAATACTGGCAAGTATTATTCTGAATAACTTTTTCAAATGAACTTCCTGTTGATGGCACTGGATTAATTATTCTTGGCAATTAGCGCATTTTCCACCCGTACTTTTTGTCCCTGGCGCAAAGTCTCACCGCCGCGGACTATAACATTGTCGCCGGAGCTGATGCTGCCGGAAACCGAGATCCAGCGGCCAACCCCCTGACCCACCAGCACATTCACTTTATTGGCGGTATTGTCATCTTCCAGGGTCAGGACAAAGGTTTCTTTTTCCCGTAATACCAGGGCATCCCGGGGGACTAAGGTCGCCATGCCCGCTTGCTGTTTGGGTAAAGAGACAGTGACCGCAGCGCCCGCCAGCAGATCAAGGTTATCCGCCGCCAGGCGCACATCAAAGGTGCGCGATGTCTGTTCGCCTGCTTTGCTCCAGCTTCTGATCGGCAGCTCCACCAGCTTATCCTGCCATTTGACCAAAACCCTGGCATCGGCTTCTAAATAAGAGGCGATGCTTAACGGCGCCGCCACCCGGATATCCAGATGACGGGTATCCACCAGCCGCACCAGCGGGCGGCCCACTTCGATTAACTCCCCCAGGTGGGCAAAACGTTCGCTGATATTGCCGCTAAAAGGCGCCACTACCGTACTTTTTTCTATGTCCAGCCGGGTCTGTTCTACCATGATTTCCATGGCAATCACTTCATTTTCCGCCACCGCCAAATCTTTGATGATACGCTCTAGTTCACTTAAGGCGGTATTGTTTTTCTGGTTTAATGCCGACATACGCTTTTTTTGCTTGCTCAGGTAAGCGACATCCGCCTGGTATTGCCTTACCCGGGCCTGCTGCCGGGCCAGTTGCAAGTCTAAATGGCGTTTATCCAAGCGGGCGATCACCTGGCCTTTTTCCACTTGGGTGCCCGCCTCGGCTATCCATAACAGCTGCCCGGTCTGCTCGGCGGAGATCGGCGCATTGGTGCGGCTGACGACATTGCCGGGCAACCACATGGTCGGACTGACCTGCTCGCTTTTTGCCGCTTCGATACTGACCAGCTGGGCATTATTTTCAGCCGCCTGTACTTGCCAGGCACTCATGGCGGCAAAAAGACAGCTTGATAATACTGCGGGAATAAACTTTTTCATCTGATGCACCTTAGTTGTTACAAACAACTTGTCTTGTTAATTTTTTCTGTTCGTTTAGTGTGACTGCCAGACCTGGAACATCTGCTCCGGGCAAACTCGGGTTACTGGCTTAACGCCTGCTTGTTCGCTCCGCCAGGCAAAGATTTAAAAGCAAAATCTTTTGCCGTTAAGCGCAGCAAACAAGGCAATAAAATAATGGTAAAGATGGTACTGACCGCCAGGCCGCCGACAATCACCGCCGCCAGTCCGCGATAGATGGCGCTGCCGGTTCCCGGGGTTAACAGCAGAGGCAACATGCCGAAGAAGCTGGTGGCGGTACTCATAAAGATAGGACGCAAGCGCAGGGCCAGTGCCTGCTCGACCGCATCAATCCGGCTCATGCCCGACAACTGGGCCTGGCGGGTTTGGTGCACCAGTAAGATGGCATTGTTAACCACTAAGCCGAGCAAGATGACAAAACCTATCATGGTCAGTAAGTCCAGCGGCTGGAACACAAACAGGTTCAGGGTTTGCAGCGCCAATATCCCGCCCACGGTCGCCAGCGGTATAGTGATCACCACCAGCAGGCTGTCTTTGACGGATTTAAATAACGCCGCCATCAGCAGGAATAAAATCACTAAGGCAAAGACAAAGTTTTCCGCCATGATACCGATGGCTTTTTCCAGCTGATCGGCGCTGCCACCGTAAATAATATTACCGTCATCCGGCATCACGGCTTTGAGCTTAGGCTCAACCT
Protein-coding sequences here:
- a CDS encoding efflux RND transporter periplasmic adaptor subunit, with protein sequence MKKFIPAVLSSCLFAAMSAWQVQAAENNAQLVSIEAAKSEQVSPTMWLPGNVVSRTNAPISAEQTGQLLWIAEAGTQVEKGQVIARLDKRHLDLQLARQQARVRQYQADVAYLSKQKKRMSALNQKNNTALSELERIIKDLAVAENEVIAMEIMVEQTRLDIEKSTVVAPFSGNISERFAHLGELIEVGRPLVRLVDTRHLDIRVAAPLSIASYLEADARVLVKWQDKLVELPIRSWSKAGEQTSRTFDVRLAADNLDLLAGAAVTVSLPKQQAGMATLVPRDALVLREKETFVLTLEDDNTANKVNVLVGQGVGRWISVSGSISSGDNVIVRGGETLRQGQKVRVENALIAKNN
- a CDS encoding aminoacyl-tRNA deacylase; translation: MTISTRLDTYLTEHNISYQTVPHYHSNSSIGSAVAAQIPLNQIAKAVVLVDHEGRKMMAVLPANNKVSLSALNDELRGSYQLVKESDIYQMFSDCDHGAVPPIGDAYNMPVVCDQQLDSLDQVYIEAGDHQTLLRLDHDAFEQMMSKGKHIRFSREVIH
- a CDS encoding sugar O-acetyltransferase, with the translated sequence MKTRFDSLTPQLIQQRQQVHEICRQFGRSPSKGNLKRLKQLLKTCGEQVVIESGFYCDYGDRISLGHRVFININCTILDGGQVSLGDDCLIGPNVQLLAVSHDSDPALRLEKHNYAQDICIGNNVWLGAGVIIIGGVKVGDNAVIGAGSVVTKDVEAGYMYAGNPARKIKKL
- a CDS encoding DUF3750 domain-containing protein, translating into MKKLFRIILASIAVILFTGFLSSCSSNKAQTRGLFAPKPAEYTGAVIQVYAARTWGAKQAVSVHTWISTKRSGEQHYTSYEIIGWRLRRNNSALVVRQSLPDRDWWGHQPQLLLDYRAPDADQLIDKIAAAVADYPYKNEYQAYPGPNSNTFTASIARAVPELGLDLPSTAIGKDYSPITRLVGPSPSGSGYQFSLLGMLAVTVGVEEGLELNLLGLNFEFDIFDLAIELPGIGRIGVDQVSRDSLEQDNHTLAAQKAKNSATETGE
- a CDS encoding LysR family transcriptional regulator, yielding MDIRVFKTFIAVAEYKHFSRAAETLYITQAAVSARIKQLEEFYGMQLFIREKNNLRLTPAGDALLPHAHLMVSQMEQSKISLSIASEQKSAVHIAATPNVWDAFFSSRILDAIALFENLTLGTEISVREAIQRKLDDRSLDIGLLTDPIKDDDFVNDLIGHFDLSLVGSRPAFDAGVEDYILIDWGITFQKEHALHHKVIPSFKTSTAMIALEVILSKGGFAYLPSELVTDLVRAQDLYRIETPLQIKRPIFMVYRKNNSNGQLIDQFKSLLSKIQ
- a CDS encoding di-heme oxidoredictase family protein; the encoded protein is MPLLTKAVASSVFFSSSLAALLTLSSHGVSANNELGVDDPVNELPAEFDQFRHLENPVPPDDYSEVDKALFEGQDPGSVDLEGNPPPQPRTAKISQAPSSTPVPLDNCVLQDRVLQFEAIFSSTNVIRRAGLRLFASPMTLCDGYGDGPVDPGLDRTLLGNRPVLQNGQTPFLRLHGLDAQACLECHSIKSNRVIPATFAVGGSGPSSASPFPMMTQYDGTDPDSSGVVEAPFELNESARAINPPGIFGAGGIALLAKEITLDLQNLLATAEANPGNIVALNSHGINFGTITCTGPGSCNGQNIEGLTNNLDSPDPGATLQDLTEVLIVRPFSRKGSFTTTRAFDIEATKFHMGMQPVEEVSYFTDPDGDGVTNELFVGELSAMSLFLEGIEPPEIASPLSDEASAGKETFSAIGCADCHIPSLTTRNRFLPFSFPQVDSDPLQNIYRVLNLQNHGFPLAGFGSGVRVDLFSDLKIHDMGPGLAEANGNSRFTTARLWGVSDSGPYMHDSRALTLRDAILYHDGEGATAKANFAGLSAVEQSHLLKFLGALKSPANPNIGL